The Salinibacterium sp. M195 genome includes a window with the following:
- a CDS encoding carbohydrate ABC transporter permease, with translation MSSSTLVTKGTEPPASGPRASTTPRRHRTRHAESRGAWILLAPYLALFLVAAAIPIGYAFWIALQKAPTLVDPSSGFGGIDSFITVITDYRFSGTFVNIFSVMIVWLPLMMIGIVGLALLVHASPGRFGSTMRFFYFIPGALSGIANFVLWVYLLHPTQSPLAPLWQEVGFGSLKEIVTDGNMPMILTGMLFFQGVGTWIIVVNGGLNGIPDEIFEAAKIDGANAWDLAWHIKLPLIRPWIGYAALMNLAYGFQLFLEPYLLRQISSGAIAGEWAPTQLGYAFAFTNRNFPAAAALSIILLVITLSIGVVIVMKSGLFGDEKEKKR, from the coding sequence ATGAGCAGCTCAACGCTAGTCACGAAAGGCACGGAGCCACCGGCTTCCGGCCCCCGTGCATCCACTACCCCTCGGCGTCACCGCACCCGCCACGCAGAGTCGCGTGGTGCGTGGATCTTGCTCGCCCCCTACCTGGCCCTGTTCTTGGTGGCCGCCGCAATCCCGATTGGCTACGCCTTCTGGATCGCCCTGCAAAAAGCTCCAACACTCGTCGACCCCTCAAGCGGGTTCGGCGGCATTGATTCCTTCATCACGGTAATCACCGACTACCGGTTCTCCGGAACGTTCGTCAATATCTTCTCCGTCATGATCGTGTGGTTGCCGCTCATGATGATCGGCATTGTGGGTTTGGCCTTGCTGGTTCACGCTAGCCCCGGTCGCTTCGGTTCCACGATGCGGTTCTTCTACTTCATCCCCGGTGCGTTGAGCGGAATTGCCAACTTCGTGCTCTGGGTTTACCTCCTTCACCCCACCCAGTCACCGCTCGCACCCCTCTGGCAAGAAGTCGGATTCGGGTCGCTGAAAGAGATCGTCACCGACGGCAACATGCCGATGATCCTCACGGGAATGCTCTTCTTCCAAGGTGTAGGAACGTGGATCATCGTCGTCAACGGTGGCCTCAACGGCATTCCAGACGAAATCTTTGAAGCGGCCAAGATTGACGGCGCGAACGCGTGGGATCTGGCCTGGCACATCAAGCTTCCGCTCATCCGCCCCTGGATTGGCTACGCCGCCCTCATGAACCTCGCCTACGGTTTCCAGCTATTCCTTGAGCCGTACCTGTTGCGTCAGATTTCATCTGGCGCCATTGCGGGCGAATGGGCGCCAACTCAGTTGGGCTACGCCTTCGCTTTCACTAACCGAAACTTTCCGGCAGCAGCCGCACTGTCAATCATCCTGCTCGTAATCACCCTGAGTATCGGAGTTGTCATCGTGATGAAGAGCGGACTCTTCGGTGACGAAAAGGAGAAGAAGCGATGA